The genomic DNA TCGCCGCCGCCAAGGTGCTGACGACCGAGGTGGCGCTCGAGGCTTCGAATACGCTCTTTGAACTTGCCGGCACCTCATCAGTGCAGGTCGGCCTCAATCTCGACCGTCATTGGCGCAATGCCCGCACGCACACGCTGCATGATCCCGTGCGCTGGAAATACCACGTCGTCGGCAATTATCATCTGAATGGGGTGCTGCCGCCGAAGAACGGCGCGCTCTGAAATCCCTGTCATCCAAATGAAAACCCCACGCCTGGCGTCGGCGGTGGGGTTTTCGATTTCGCTGACAATCTCCCCGCCTCAGCTGTACAGGCTGACTTCCGGGATTCTGTCGTTCAGCACGAATTCACCAACTTCCCGCGCCTTGTAGAAGACCGGGTCGTGCAGCGTATGTGTGCGGACATTTCTCCAGAACCGGTCGAAGCGGTATTTGTCGGCCGTCGAGCGCGCACCCGTCAGCTCAAAAACGCGCGATGTGATGTCGAGAGAGATGTGGGTGGCGTGAACCTTGGCTGCATAGGCTTCGGCGGCCGCTTCGCCGCGCTCGCGTGCAGTCACCTTCGGGCCACGGGCAAGGCCCGCCTGCACCGCAGCGGCTGCGCTGTCGGCAAGGGCTGCCGAGGCCTTCAGCGCCGCGGTGAATTCGCCGACCCGTTCGAGGATATAGGGATCGTCGGCTGCCCGCTCGACGCCTGAAGTGATCCACGGACGGGTGGTGGTGCGGACATAATCCACTGCGGCCTGCAGCGCGCCTTCGGCGGTGCCGAGATAGAAGTTGACGAAGACCAACTGTATGAACGGTGTGTTGAAGGTCGAAAGCACCGGCGCGGCGGCATTAGGTGCGGCGGGGGCGCCGACGAAATCCTCCTCGTAGACGGGGAAATCGCGGAATTCGACGCTGCCGCTGTCGGACAGGCGCTGGCCGATGTTGTCCCAGTCGTCATTGGCCACATACCCTGGCCTGTCGGTCGGCACGGCGAAACCGGCGATCTTGTCGTCTAGCGCCGCATTGGCGTTGATGTAGTCGGAGATACGCACCGCCGTGGAGAAGGACTTGCGTCCGTTCAGCACATAACCGTTGCCGCGGCGAGTAAGCACCAGCCCGGGATCGCGCGGGTTGACGGCGGCGCCCCAGTAGAGATTCTTGGCGACGGTTTCGCTGCCGAGCACATGAGCACGCGCCGGGTCGAGCGTCCAGTAGATATACTGGCTGTTGACATAGTGGTAGCCGAGCAGCTGGCCGATCGAGCTTTCGCCGCGGGCGAGGATGCGCACCAGCTTCAGGCCGTCTACCCAGTCGAGGCCGCCACCGCCGATCTCGGTGGGATGCAGCGCATTGAGCAACCCGGCATTCTTCAGCTTGACGATTTCGGCGAGCGGCGGGCGGCCCCCGCGGTCGAGGTCTGCGGCGCGTCGGGAAAGGTCGGCCGAAATTTCCTCGGCACGGGCAAAAAGATTTTCTCGCGTCGGATTGCGGCTCACCGCGAAGACGACATTGGACTGGCTCATGGACGGGGCTCCAATTCTCCAAAAGATGATCCGGCGGGAGGCGCACGCTTCCGCCGGAAGGGTCGAGCTGAAATCTCAGAAAAGCTTGTCCGGGATCCAGCTCGCGGTTGCCGCGTCGCTCGTGCTGAAGGCCGGGATCTTCGCGGCCAGATCCTCAATCGTCTTGACGCCGGCGGCGCGCAGGCTCTCCTGCGTCAAAAGCGTCGGCTTGACGGTGATCTGCCGAGGAACGGTCTGCCCGGCTATTTCGAGCGCCGCGGCGCGGATTGAGACGGCGCCGACGACGGCCGGATTGGTCGCCACGGTGGCAACCCAGGGGCTGCCCTCCTCGGTGATCTCTTGAATATCGGCTGTGGAAACGTCGGCCGAATAGATCTTGAGTTTGCTTGCGATGCCGAGGTCGTTGGCGGCGAGCTTCACACCGCGGGCGAATTCGTCATAGGGGGCGAAGACGACCGAAATGTCGGGATTGGCGGTGAGCGCGGCCTTGGCCTGGTCGGCGGTC from Rhizobium bangladeshense includes the following:
- a CDS encoding acyl-CoA dehydrogenase family protein, producing MSQSNVVFAVSRNPTRENLFARAEEISADLSRRAADLDRGGRPPLAEIVKLKNAGLLNALHPTEIGGGGLDWVDGLKLVRILARGESSIGQLLGYHYVNSQYIYWTLDPARAHVLGSETVAKNLYWGAAVNPRDPGLVLTRRGNGYVLNGRKSFSTAVRISDYINANAALDDKIAGFAVPTDRPGYVANDDWDNIGQRLSDSGSVEFRDFPVYEEDFVGAPAAPNAAAPVLSTFNTPFIQLVFVNFYLGTAEGALQAAVDYVRTTTRPWITSGVERAADDPYILERVGEFTAALKASAALADSAAAAVQAGLARGPKVTARERGEAAAEAYAAKVHATHISLDITSRVFELTGARSTADKYRFDRFWRNVRTHTLHDPVFYKAREVGEFVLNDRIPEVSLYS